Below is a genomic region from Parageobacillus toebii NBRC 107807.
GGAAAGAATTGATTGCTCGCGCTATTCACCAAAACAGTGCCAGAAAAAACGGCCCGTTTGTTGCGATTAATTGCGGTGCGATACCAAAGGAACTAATTGGCAGTGAATTGTTTGGTTATGTAGAGGGGGCATTTACGGGAGCGAAACGTACGGGACATAAAGGAAAATTTGTCCAAGCAAACGGTGGAACCATTTTTCTCGATGAAATTGGCGAAATACCTTTGGAAATGCAAATCGCGCTTTTAAGGGTTTTGCAGGAAAGGGAAGTCATTCCTATTGGCGGAACGAAACCAATTCCTATTGACGTGAGAGTAATAACAGCGACACACTGCGATTTATATCAATTAGTAAGAGAAGGAAAGTTAAGGGAAGATTTATTTTATCGCATTTATGTATATCCGATTAAAGTTCCGGCGTTAAGAGAACGAAAAGAGGATATACCGTTTTTGATTCAGTACTATTGCCAAAAAAACAATTGGTCTGTTTCCTTTCCTGATGAAGTGATGCAACTATTTATGACCTATCATTGGCCAGGAAATATTCGAGAATTATTTAACGTGTTAGAGCGAGTTCGAATTGAATATGGAGATCATATTCCATCTATTCCGGAGCTCAAATCGATGTTCATTGGATGGGAAAGTCAGGGAGAAAATATGAAGTCAGATCAAGAAACTTTATCCTATCGGGAACAGATTGAAAAAAATCATATTATGGATATGCTGCAGAAAACAAAAGGCGATATTGCTAGAGCGGCAGCTGAGTTGAATATTCCTCGCAGTACATTTTACCGAAAATTAAAGAAGTATCATTTGATATGAGACAAAATGAGAAAGAATGAGAAAAAATGAGATTAGTTAAAATTTAATTTTTTAAAAACGCTTACAACAATATTGTTGTAAGCGTTTTTTTTGTTGGCACATTACTTGCATGGTTAGAAAATGAGAAGAATTCACTTTAATTAAGGAGGATGGAAGCATGACAGTGACAAAGCCAGAATCCAAGAGTATTACGAAAGAAAAAGCAAAGTGGATGTATCAGAAAATGTGTGAAATTCGTCAGTTTGAGGACAAAGTTCACGAAATCTTCAGCAAAGGTATTTTGCCAGGATTTGTTCATTTATATGCCGGCGAGGAAGCAGTAGCTGTAGGAGTTTGTGCTCATTTGAATGAAAAAGACTATATTACGAGTACACACCGCGGGCACGGCCACTGTATTGCAAAAGGTTGCGACTTGAATGGAATGATGGCGGAGATTTACGGAAAAGCAACAGGATTATGCAAAGGAAAAGGGGGATCCATGCATATTGCCGATGTGGAAAAAGGAATGCTTGGTGCTAACGGAATAGTCGGTGGCGGGTTTCCTCTGGCGGTCGGAGCTGGTTTGACGGCGAAATTGAAGAAAACAGGTGCTGTGACCATTTGTTTCTTTGGCGATGGAGCGAATAACCATGGCACATTTCATGAAGGAATCAATCTTGCGGCTATTTGGAAACTGCCGGTTGTTTTTGTCGCGGAAAACAATGGTTATGCTGAAGCAACTCCTTTTGAATACGCATCGAGCTGCAAAAACATTGCAGACCGGGCGGCCGCTTATAACATTCCGGGAGAGATTGTTGACGGCAAAGATGTCATTGCCGTATATGAAGCGGCAGAAAGAGCAATAACACGAGCTCGCAATGGGGAAGGACCAACTTTAATTGAATGTAAAACATATCGAAATTATGGCCATTTTGAAGGGGATGCACAAACGTATAAACCATCGGAAGAAAAAGAAAAACATTTAAAAGAGTTAGATGCCATCGTAAGATTTCGCAACTATATTCTTTCCAATCAGCTGTTATCAGAACAAGAACTATTGGAAATAGAACAGAATGTAGCAGAAGCGATTGAGAGAGCGGTAGATTTTGCGGAAAAAAGCCCATTCCCATCGGAAGAAGATCTTTTAAAAGATGTCTATGTATCCTATTAATCATAAAAGTTAGGAGGTAAAAACCATTATGACAAGAACAATTTCTTTCTCACAAGCAATTAATGAAGCGATGAAGCTTGCGATGCGCAAAGATGAAAATGTTATTTTGATGGGAGAAGATGTTGCTGGCGGTGCGGCTGTAGATCACTTGCAAGATGATGAAGCTTGGGGAGGAGTAATGGGTGTAACAAAAGGTCTCGTTCAAGAGTTTGGAAGAGAAAGAGTATTAGATACGCCGATTGCGGAAGCTGGGTATATTGGTGCAGCTGTTACAGCGGCGGCAACGGGGTTAAGACCGATTGCAGAATTGATGTTTAATGATTTTATCGGAAGTTGTTTAGATGAAGTAATGAACCAAGCAGCAAAACTTCGTTATATGTTTGGCGGAAAAGCGAAAGTGCCTTTAACCATACGAACGATGCACGGTGCTGGATTTCGCGCGGCCGCACAACATTCACAAAGCTTATATGCGCTTTTTACCCATATACCAGGGTTAAAAGTCGTTGTTCCTTCTACCCCGTCTGATGCAAAAGGCCTTTTACTTGCCTCTATTTTTGATGATGATCCGGTCATCTTTTTTGAAGATAAAACACTTTATAACATGAAAGGAGAAGTGGAAGAAGGATTTTATACCATTCCTCTTGGAAAAGCAGATATTAAAAGAGAAGGCAGTGATTTGACCATTGTGGCGATCGGAAAACAAGTGCATACGGCCTTAAAGGCAGCAGATATGTTGAAAACAAGAGGACTGGAAACAGAAGTCATTGATCCAAGAACGTTGTCCCCGCTGGATGAGGAAACAATTTTATCTTCTGTAGCTAAGACAGGACGATTGATTATCATTGATGAAGCAAATCCGAGATGCAGTGCAGCGACAGATATTTCTGCTCTTGTAGCAGATAAAGGGTTTGATTATTTAGATGCTCCGATTAAGATGATTACTGCTCCGCATTGTCCTGTTCCGTTTTCACCAACATTAGAAGATCTTTACTTGCCAACTCCAGAAAAGGTGCTTCAGGCAGTAGCTGAAATGATAGGAGATGAAACGATTGTAGCAGTTTAATAAATTCAAGCGTGTTGCTAAAAGCAATTTTGAGCAACACGCATTCCTTGTATCAATCGAAAAAGGGGAGAGATAGGAATGGCGGTTGAAATCTTCATGCCAAAGCTAGGAATGAGTATGAAAGAAGGTACGGTTGTAGAGTGGTTAAAGAAAAAAGGAGATAAGGTGAAAAAAGGGGAATCGGTCGTTGTTATTAGCTCTGATAAGATTGAGACAGATATTGAAGCACCGCAAGATGGGGTGTTATTAGAGATCCTTGTCGAACAAGATGAAACGGTGGAAGTAGGGAAAGTAATTGGCTACATTGGCCAGGAAGGAGAAGAAGCGGGTGATCAGTCCAATGAAGCACCGCAAGAAACACCACAACAAGCAATGCAAGAAGTAGCCGTGTCTGTTGGAACCATCGAACCAAAATCAATATTAAGACAAACATCTAGACATATGTTGCGCGTTTCTCCTGCCGCTAGAAAATTAGCTCGCGAAGCGGGAATCGATTTAAGCAATATTAAAGGTTCGGGTCCAAAGGGACGAATAACAAAAGCAGATGTAGAAAAAGCCATTCAACTAAAACAAGCATCCTTACAGCCAGTGAGCGAGAAGCAAATGATCGAAGAAACAGGCCAGATAACGATCGCAGAAACAAGCCAGATCACAACGGAACAAAAAGGCGTCACCGTAAAACCGGTAACCGGCATGCGAAAAGTAATTGCCACAAGAATGTTTGCAAGCCTGCAGCAAACGGCTCAGCTAACGATTCATATGAAAGCAGATGTGACAGAATTGCTTGAATTACAGAAAAAACTAAGGGAAGAGCTGCAAGACGAACCGGATATAAAACTTACAATCACCGATTTTATCGCACGGGCAACAGTTTTAGCATTATGTGCCCATAAACAAATGAACAGTCTTTATCAAAATGGGAATATTCATACGTATGATTCCGTGCATTTAGGAATTGCAGTCGCATTGGAGAACGGTCTAGTCGTTCCGGTCATCCCTTATGCAGAGAAACTTTCTTTAAAAGAAATTTCGAAAAAAATTAAGGAATTGAGCGTACGGGCAAGGGAAGGAAAATTAAGCAGTGAGGAAATGAAAGGTTCTACTTTTACGATTACAAGTCTCGGTGCATATGGTGTTGAATTTTTTACACCAGTATTAAATCCGCCGGAGG
It encodes:
- a CDS encoding thiamine pyrophosphate-dependent dehydrogenase E1 component subunit alpha, whose amino-acid sequence is MTVTKPESKSITKEKAKWMYQKMCEIRQFEDKVHEIFSKGILPGFVHLYAGEEAVAVGVCAHLNEKDYITSTHRGHGHCIAKGCDLNGMMAEIYGKATGLCKGKGGSMHIADVEKGMLGANGIVGGGFPLAVGAGLTAKLKKTGAVTICFFGDGANNHGTFHEGINLAAIWKLPVVFVAENNGYAEATPFEYASSCKNIADRAAAYNIPGEIVDGKDVIAVYEAAERAITRARNGEGPTLIECKTYRNYGHFEGDAQTYKPSEEKEKHLKELDAIVRFRNYILSNQLLSEQELLEIEQNVAEAIERAVDFAEKSPFPSEEDLLKDVYVSY
- a CDS encoding alpha-ketoacid dehydrogenase subunit beta, translating into MTRTISFSQAINEAMKLAMRKDENVILMGEDVAGGAAVDHLQDDEAWGGVMGVTKGLVQEFGRERVLDTPIAEAGYIGAAVTAAATGLRPIAELMFNDFIGSCLDEVMNQAAKLRYMFGGKAKVPLTIRTMHGAGFRAAAQHSQSLYALFTHIPGLKVVVPSTPSDAKGLLLASIFDDDPVIFFEDKTLYNMKGEVEEGFYTIPLGKADIKREGSDLTIVAIGKQVHTALKAADMLKTRGLETEVIDPRTLSPLDEETILSSVAKTGRLIIIDEANPRCSAATDISALVADKGFDYLDAPIKMITAPHCPVPFSPTLEDLYLPTPEKVLQAVAEMIGDETIVAV
- a CDS encoding dihydrolipoamide acetyltransferase family protein, with product MAVEIFMPKLGMSMKEGTVVEWLKKKGDKVKKGESVVVISSDKIETDIEAPQDGVLLEILVEQDETVEVGKVIGYIGQEGEEAGDQSNEAPQETPQQAMQEVAVSVGTIEPKSILRQTSRHMLRVSPAARKLAREAGIDLSNIKGSGPKGRITKADVEKAIQLKQASLQPVSEKQMIEETGQITIAETSQITTEQKGVTVKPVTGMRKVIATRMFASLQQTAQLTIHMKADVTELLELQKKLREELQDEPDIKLTITDFIARATVLALCAHKQMNSLYQNGNIHTYDSVHLGIAVALENGLVVPVIPYAEKLSLKEISKKIKELSVRAREGKLSSEEMKGSTFTITSLGAYGVEFFTPVLNPPEVGILGVGTVTDTPVFVGDAIQKRKILPLSLTFDHQVIDGAPASQFLTTIKNYLEKPYKMLL